In the genome of Rhodothermales bacterium, the window GCCTGAAGGAGGTGGAGATCGTCGCGCTCGACCTCGGGCTGCTGCAAGCCGGGGCCGGCGTCAAAGGCGAGTTCGAGAACCGGCTGAAGTCGGTGATCCAAGAAGTCAAAGAGGCCGCGAAGCCGACGATCCTCTTCATCGACGAGGCCCACACGCTCATCGGCGCGGGCGGCGCGGCGGGCACGGCCGACGCGGCCAACCTCCTCAAGCCCGCGCTCGCGCGCGGCGAGCTCCGCACCGTCGCCGCGACGACGTGGAGCGAATACAAGAAGTACATCGAGAAAGACCCGGCGCTCGAACGTCGCTTCCAGATGATCAAGGTCGACGAGCCCTCGGTCGACGACGCAGCGATCATGATGCGCGGCATCAAGGCGAAGTACGAGGACCACCACGACGTGCAGATCACCGACGCCGCCGCGCACGCCGCCGCGTCGCTCTCGGAGCGCTACATCACCGGCCGCCACCTCCCAGACAAGGCGGTCGACCTGATGGACACGGCGTCGGCCCGCGTCAAGATGAGCCAGTCCTCGAAGCCCGGCGCCGTGGACAACGTCGAGCGCCGCCTGCTCAACCTCGCCATCACCATGAAGGCGCTTCAGCGTGACCTCGACACGGGCCTCAACGACGACCAAGAGGGGCTCGACGCGCTCGAGATCGAACGCGGCGACCTCATCGCGCAGCGCGATGCGCTCATCTCCCGGTGGGAGCAAGAGCGCGACCTCGTCAAGCAGATCGAGGGCATTCGCCGACAGATCATGGAAGGCGTCGGCGGCGACGGCGCCTCGGCCGATCTCGGCGACCTCCGCGACGAACTGAACCGGCTCAAAGGCGAACTCGCCGTGATGCAGAAGGAGGAGGCCCTCGTCCACGCCGTCGTCAACGAGCACGTCGTCGCACAGATCATCGCGGACTGGACCGGCATCCCCGTCGGCAACATGGAGCAGGACGAGGCGCAGATGCTGCTCCAGCTCGAAGACCGGCTCCGCACAGCCATCAAGGGGCAGGACGAAGCGCTCGATCAAGTCGCCGACTCCATCCGCACGGCGAAGGCGGGCATGGGCAATCCCGACGCGCCGATCGCCGTGTTCCTTCTCGTCGGGCCGAGCGGGACGGGCAAGACCGAGACGGCGAAGCAACTCGCCGAGCTGATGTTCGGCGGCGAGCGGTTCCTCATCACCATCAACATGAGCGAGTACCAGGAGGCTCACACCGTCTCCTCGCTCAAGGGCTCGCCTCCCGGCTACGTCGGCTACGGCGAGGGCGGCGTGCTCACCGAGGCCGTCCGCCAGCGCCCGTACTCCGTCGTCCTCCTCGACGAGACGGAGAAGGCCCACCTCGACGTGATGGAGCTGTTCTATCAGGTGCTCGACAGCGGCTTCATGCGCGACGGCGAGGGCCGCGAGATCAACTTCAAGAACACGATCATCCTGATGACCTCGAATATCGGGAGCGAGACCGTCGTCGAGCTCGCGCGCGGGGCGGAACGGCCCGACGCCGACACGCTCCGCGCGGCGATCCACCCGCAACTCGTCGGGCACTTCCAGGCCGCGCTCCTCGCCCGGATGAAGGTGGTGCCGTTCTTCCCGCTCGACAAAGAGGCGATCTCGAAGATCACCCGGCTCAAGCTCAACAAGATCGGGAAGCGGCTGCGCAACACCCACGGCATGGCGTTCGAGTACGGCGACGAGGTCGTCGACCGCATCGCCGAGCGCTGCACGCAGGTGGACTCCGGCGCCCGCAACATCGACTTCATCATCGACCGGACGCTGCTCCCCGAGGCCTCGCGTGCGCTCCTCGCGCAGATGGCCGATGAGAAGGTGCCCGCCCGCCTCGAACTCGGCATCACCGAGCGCGGCGACTTCACCTACACCTTCGACGGCGTCCGCTACGGCGGCGCGGACGACGACGCGGACAGCGGCGCAGTCGACGGCGCGGGGGACGAGCCGGAGGTCGCGATCGCGGAAGAGCTCGTGCCCGACGGCAAGGCTGACGCTGCCGTGCCGCCCTCGTCAGGCGACGGCGAGGTCGGAGAAGCCGGCGAGCCCGAGCGGCCCGAGACCCCGGCCGAGTAGCACCGGCTCAGGGCGTCGATCGCTCTTCGTTTTTCTGCAATACTAGCTAGTCCAGAAGCCCATGGCTGTCCCGACCTTTTCGCTAACCGTCACTCCAACCGCCGGCACCGCGACTGTTTTCTCGGACATAACGGGGGACAATGGGCGCATCGAGTCGTTTGTAGGAGAAGATCATATTTCGAAGCTGTTTGAGTACCGGCTCAAACTCCAGTACACCTATGCCGTGGTAGCGGGGGAGCCGCCGCCCATCGACTTCAGCAAACTGGTCAACCAGAGCGCTACGCTCACGATGGTTCAGCAGGCTCTCAACGTCAAGGCCGTAGGGAATACGCCAGCGGAGTACGTCCCGACGACGGTGAACATCGAGGGCGTGCTGTCGAGCTTCTGCGTGACCAAGAAGGTCAGCGATGGCGTCCTCGCCTGCGAGGCCGTGCTCGTCCCGACGCTGTGGCGGCTCGGGATGTCGCGCGGCAGCCGGGTGTTTCAGAACCTCACCACGCAGGCGATCGTCACGCAGATTCTCAATCAGGCCGGACTCACGAACTACGAGTTCAGGTTGAGCGCTTCCGCCTATCCGACGAGGGAGTTTTGCATGCAATACCAGGAGTCCGACCTGGACTTCGTCCAGCGCCTGCTCGAATACGAGGGGATCTTCTATTTCTTCGAAGGCGGGAAGCTGGTCTTCGCCGACGGTAAGACGCTGCCGCCGGTGGCAGATCGGGGAGGTGTGTGGTTCTTCGAACCGAGTGGGGCGATGACCCCGACGGACGACCAGGTGTACAGCTTCATCTACAGCGAGCAAGTCGTCCCCCATACCGTCACGGTGCAGGATCACGACTTCGAGTCGTTTCTGAGCGAGGACGACAGCCAATCGGGTACGGATGTCAACGCGAGCGGGGAGACGCATGCTCGGGTGGGCACCCACCGGGAGCACGGCCGCTTCGTCGTTAGCAAGCGGAATTGGGTAGCCAAGCAGAGCGGAGACCCCAACGGCAAGCTCAGCACGGAGTCCGGGAGCACGATCACGACCCGCGATACCGAGCTAACGCGCCTCGCTCGGATCCGTGCTGAGGAGCTGGAAGCGCAACGGAAGACGGCCACGGCGAAGTCGACGATCTCGCGCATCCAGCCGGGGCACGTCATCGGACTCACCGACCACTTCCTCTTCGACGATTCGTATCTCATCACCAGCGTCTGCCACAGCTACGAAGCCGGGGCGTACAAGAACGGGTTCACGTGCCTCGCCTCGGCGGTGCAGTTCCGGCCCTCCCGGAGCACCCCGATCCCCCGCGTGCCCGGCATCATGACGGCGAAGGTGAAGGGGTCCGACCCCAACAACGACGACGCCGAGCCGCACATCGACGACGAGGGGCGCTACCGGGTTCGGTTTCCGTTCGATCCCAACGCCGCGTCGGCGGCCGAGCCGTCCCGCCCCGTCCGTCTCGCGCAGCCCTACGCCGGCAAGGATTACGGGATGCACTTCCCCAACCGCGGTGAGGTCGAGATGGTCGTCGCGTGCCTCGACGGGGACCCCGACCGCCCCCTCGGGCTCTCCGTCATCCCGACCCCGTGGAAGCACGCGCCCGTCCCGAACTCCAAGCACGGACTCCGTACGCAGAACCCCTGGACGGGGTCGGCGGCGGGGTCGGCGGCGGGGATAGACCGGGAGGCGGCCATTTCCAAAGCGGGGGAGGCGGCGAAGGAGGCGGCCATCACGGCAGGGCAGACGGAGGTCCAAGCTGAGGCAGCGGCCGAAGCAGCGAGGACGACCACTAGGCAACAACTGGAATCGGCGGCGGCGTCCGACGCGACAGCGACGGCAGCGGCGGGACAGACGGAGGCTGCCTTCCCCTTCTTCGGGACGAAGAGCGTGATCCGGACGCAGCTCGGCCACCAACTCGTCATGGACGACGCCGACGGCGGAGCGAACGTCGGCGTCACGTTGCAGGTGGGGAAGAAGGACAACGCCACCGGGCGCAACGTGTACTGGAACAGCCGGATCGACATGGGCGGCTACCGACACCTGAGCGGGCTGGAAAAGACGCTCGGCATCATCAGCACGGCCGTCGGCTATTTCCGGTCCGCCTTCACCCGCGATTTCCCGGGGATGGCCTCCGAAGCGTTGGGGATCATCGCTTCGCAGGTAACGACGGACGACTACGTCGACGACACGTTCGGGAATACGACGCCCGTGGGGATCAGCATCTCCACCGACAAGGACGTGAACGTCAAAGGCGGTGGCGGGGTGAACATCACCTCGCCCAACCTCTTCGGCATGTTCAGCAGCAGCCTCGTCGGCGACGACTCCAGCGAGAAAGAAGGGCAGTATCGGGCCGAGGCGATCTCGAAGTTTTTGGTCAACCTCATCTGGCAGGAAGTGATCAACGGCACCGCTGACGAGCTGATGGAGACGAGGGAGGACGAGAAGGCATACAAGAACAATCCCCGCGTCAATCCCAAGGTGAAAGCTGCGTTCAAGTGGAGGGAGAACTTCAAAGAGCAACGAGTCAGCGCGCTGCTCTTCACCCTCCTCCAGCGCACCGGGGTCAACATTTTCTCAGCGGGGGAGCTGAAGATGGCCTCGCTCCAGAGCACGTCCGTCGCTGCAGGGCAAGGGGGGCTCGCGCTGAAGTCCTTCGGCGATATCGAGCAGAAAGCGGACCTCGGGATAGAGCTAAGCTCGCACCAGGGGATCAAGCTCACGACAAAAGGCCGCCCCTACAAAGGCAAGGGCGTGTTCAAGGTGCTCGGCAAACTAGGAGGGGCGGTGGCGAATCCGGCCATCGCGGCAGGGCTGAAGAAAGCCCAAGCCATGCTGAACAAGGGGCAGACAAAGCTCTCCAACCTCGGGTTCGACGAGAGTGAGATGTTCAGCATCGAGCTCAACAATGACAACGGGGACATCCTACTCCACACCGGCGGGCCAAAGCAGAAGGGAGAAGGGGACATCATGGCCCATGTGGAAGGGAAAGGCGATCTCAAGGCCTTCGCGAACGATGGGCAGGTTCACCTGTGGTCCGGCAAAGATGGATCGGAGGGAGGCATCGTGATGGAAGTCGGGCCAAGGAAAAAGTCGGATGAGAATAAGCGTCTGGCCACGGATGTATTTGGCTCGCGGATTAGCCAAACCGACAAGGTCGCCGAGGTATTTGCTAAAGAGAAGGTG includes:
- the tssH gene encoding type VI secretion system ATPase TssH yields the protein MISKDLKKLLQKLNGTMTRALEAAAGFSIARGHYEVTTEHVLAKLLEAGDGDLPRILDRFDVDNGKVWEALMNRLEGFKTGNTGRPAFSPLMLDLIEKAWVAGSVHHGATELRSGFLLEALLEAEGLRMSEVLDALQPVKTEALREDFYEIVAGSAENQASHRAGGPRASGPGKPEGETALDLYTENITQKARDGKIDPVFARDNEIRQMIDVLSRRRKNNPILVGEAGVGKSAVLEGFALRLAEGDVPDSLKEVEIVALDLGLLQAGAGVKGEFENRLKSVIQEVKEAAKPTILFIDEAHTLIGAGGAAGTADAANLLKPALARGELRTVAATTWSEYKKYIEKDPALERRFQMIKVDEPSVDDAAIMMRGIKAKYEDHHDVQITDAAAHAAASLSERYITGRHLPDKAVDLMDTASARVKMSQSSKPGAVDNVERRLLNLAITMKALQRDLDTGLNDDQEGLDALEIERGDLIAQRDALISRWEQERDLVKQIEGIRRQIMEGVGGDGASADLGDLRDELNRLKGELAVMQKEEALVHAVVNEHVVAQIIADWTGIPVGNMEQDEAQMLLQLEDRLRTAIKGQDEALDQVADSIRTAKAGMGNPDAPIAVFLLVGPSGTGKTETAKQLAELMFGGERFLITINMSEYQEAHTVSSLKGSPPGYVGYGEGGVLTEAVRQRPYSVVLLDETEKAHLDVMELFYQVLDSGFMRDGEGREINFKNTIILMTSNIGSETVVELARGAERPDADTLRAAIHPQLVGHFQAALLARMKVVPFFPLDKEAISKITRLKLNKIGKRLRNTHGMAFEYGDEVVDRIAERCTQVDSGARNIDFIIDRTLLPEASRALLAQMADEKVPARLELGITERGDFTYTFDGVRYGGADDDADSGAVDGAGDEPEVAIAEELVPDGKADAAVPPSSGDGEVGEAGEPERPETPAE
- a CDS encoding type VI secretion system Vgr family protein, which produces MAVPTFSLTVTPTAGTATVFSDITGDNGRIESFVGEDHISKLFEYRLKLQYTYAVVAGEPPPIDFSKLVNQSATLTMVQQALNVKAVGNTPAEYVPTTVNIEGVLSSFCVTKKVSDGVLACEAVLVPTLWRLGMSRGSRVFQNLTTQAIVTQILNQAGLTNYEFRLSASAYPTREFCMQYQESDLDFVQRLLEYEGIFYFFEGGKLVFADGKTLPPVADRGGVWFFEPSGAMTPTDDQVYSFIYSEQVVPHTVTVQDHDFESFLSEDDSQSGTDVNASGETHARVGTHREHGRFVVSKRNWVAKQSGDPNGKLSTESGSTITTRDTELTRLARIRAEELEAQRKTATAKSTISRIQPGHVIGLTDHFLFDDSYLITSVCHSYEAGAYKNGFTCLASAVQFRPSRSTPIPRVPGIMTAKVKGSDPNNDDAEPHIDDEGRYRVRFPFDPNAASAAEPSRPVRLAQPYAGKDYGMHFPNRGEVEMVVACLDGDPDRPLGLSVIPTPWKHAPVPNSKHGLRTQNPWTGSAAGSAAGIDREAAISKAGEAAKEAAITAGQTEVQAEAAAEAARTTTRQQLESAAASDATATAAAGQTEAAFPFFGTKSVIRTQLGHQLVMDDADGGANVGVTLQVGKKDNATGRNVYWNSRIDMGGYRHLSGLEKTLGIISTAVGYFRSAFTRDFPGMASEALGIIASQVTTDDYVDDTFGNTTPVGISISTDKDVNVKGGGGVNITSPNLFGMFSSSLVGDDSSEKEGQYRAEAISKFLVNLIWQEVINGTADELMETREDEKAYKNNPRVNPKVKAAFKWRENFKEQRVSALLFTLLQRTGVNIFSAGELKMASLQSTSVAAGQGGLALKSFGDIEQKADLGIELSSHQGIKLTTKGRPYKGKGVFKVLGKLGGAVANPAIAAGLKKAQAMLNKGQTKLSNLGFDESEMFSIELNNDNGDILLHTGGPKQKGEGDIMAHVEGKGDLKAFANDGQVHLWSGKDGSEGGIVMEVGPRKKSDENKRLATDVFGSRISQTDKVAEVFAKEKVRISTDDFVRGKSYVEIDKGDQIEIKCGQSSIVLKKNGDITLEGNNITLKGKKKVTIDGTDVLSKAKKTMAISGMKVSVDAKTQATLKGKVAVAVDGAIAQVKGKMVKVGS